GTAATACCGTATacgaattttgattttgtgtaattttatacattaagtattgatttggttcaatttttataaatcattaacactattattaatataacatcatttcacattaacatataacacaattattgatataacgtCATTTTACATTAACATATTGCGTACATGAATAgctatatttattcaatataaaaaggATAAACTATTCACATAATCACTCTAAAATGATTGCATtccaattttagttaatttaacttttttttcaactATATTAAAATGTTGCTATTTTGATCAACCCTTCGTTTGTTGGAATACTTGCTGTGTTGTCATGTGTATACATTTTTATACGTTCATTAAATtagttttccaaaaaaataaaaataaaaccccaCATTTTGCAATCCCGAACGTTTTAGAGTTATGCTCCTATCAACCTTTCCCAACCAAAAAGAGCATTCGTCACAGGGTAAAGGGTTCAAAGAGGAAATGGCAGCAAAAAGGAATGCCCCTGCTAAAACCCAAAACCCTGATCTTGTACGTGGCGTAGGCAAGTATTCCAGGTCCAAGATGTACCACCACAAGCAAAGCCTTTGGGCTATCAAGGCCGAACACGGTGGCATCTCCCCTCGCTATGACCCCAATCCTAAAGCCCCTCTCACCACTAAGGCTCCTAAGTTTTACCCCGCTGATGATGTCAAGAAGTTGCTACTTAATAAGCGCAACCCTAAACCCATTAAGCTCAAGTTCTTTTCTGAAATGattattcgtttatttatttgtagatctCCGAAAATGTGTTTCTCATTGTTGGGTTTCTTGGATGGGCCTTGGGAGCGACAAAAGTGATGCTTGAGTTAGATAATATTGCAGTAGTCCACGTAATTCGCACTAAGCTGGATCATCAACATAATAGTCCAGTCGATAAAGAATCTATTGCAGCTTTGTTGGACAGTGTGTGTCGTGCATGTCTACGGTAACCGTGCAGCGGATGCTATGGCTAACTCGGGACTGAGTCGAAACCTGGGACTGCATTTATTTGTTGTTTCTCCTGCAGCATTATGTTAGCTTGGATCAAGCGAAAAAAGTAGTTCCTCGGAATACTTTGttcaataatttatttctacACAAATCAGTTTAACGTATTTCGTTGTTTTAGCTGTGACCATAATCACAGGGAAATGGATGGAAACTTGATGATGATGATATCCCCATTGTTGAACTGTCTGTATGAAACTTCAACATATATTACTCGTATATATTTAATATGGACATGTTTAGGTATGATGTTAACGAAGATTTTAATCCATCTTGCTTTCCTGGTCGTGCTCAATTGGCTGGTTCCTCTTCAACTGGGAACAGTGACATGATTGTTATATTATATCCTATTTTCAGAAATTATTGATACCAATAGAAATGTAATGCAAAAAGCCTCCAGCAAGTTGTGAGTTGGACAGCCAAAGCTCTATTTCGCTTATATCTATCTTTAGTCTTTATTTTTGGGATACAAAAAATCTGGGATACTAGTATAGATATGCACAACAACGTGATAGTATTGCCTAGTCAAATATATGTCCCAAACGCTGAATCAGGACTGCACATTAATAGTGTTTGATTCATTGGTTGATGCTGACTACATTAATGGTTGGGGGTTCAACGAATAAGAAAAGCCCTAACTTCCCTGTATAATTGTATGTCTTACCATCTATTGATACTGTTATTGTGGGACAAAATTTTCCATTTCTTTGCCTAAAAAGGATTACAGGGAGCCTCGCCAGATGTGGTTAGCTAGCAGATGACATTGTTGAACTGAAAGGGTGGTCCAATATTTATCAATACATTATAGACCATAGTGGGTGGCCCATAAGGGCAGAAATATAGAGAGCAGCTTTAAGTACTCATCCTGTTATTTTCAAATACAATTTGAATTAATAACTCGCAATTTAACAAATGCAAAGCTgttgagaaataataataaaattattatatactaATGATTATAATAACGATAATGGGAACACAAACCAAATTAACACCTTGCAAGAGATAATGTGTTTTATTATAGAGGCACAGGGAGTCACATTGTAAGTGGTACAGTAAATTATTAGGGTAGTGGTGTTGAAATCATGTTTAAATAGAGTATAGGGTAGATAAGTTATTAGTCTAGATTCGAAGTCTGTTCAAAAAGTGGAAGGGTTTAAGAAAAATATAggtttaaaaaatgaatttaaacaaaaaataatgcaTGTTTCCTAAATAGGCTAGGCCACAGATAAAATTTTTTGTCCGGGCTTGGCTTGAAGTTACCCAACTTTTATTTCATCAATGTTTTATTGCTATTTGCTactattttgctattatattgttactattttgttgttattatttggatattatataactcttgttttattattaattttattactattttaaatgCATGTGTTTGCTAAGTTacaactatcttagtgttatttaagtataaagattttttttaatgtatcttcaattttttaagaaacatttattttaatattttttgtgtatttaatgtattatatttttgaaatttatttttatataaaaaaatttaatacagcCGGACCCAAacctaaaaatagaatttaaatttttgCATTAACTTGACCTGACTCATGATTAAGTCGGTATATATTTTCAATTACGTCTCCTATTGAATCAATGTTTCTTTGTCttggtgaaaaaaataaatttttataaaaaagagaCTGATTTAACATAAGTTTTAGTCATCGAACTCTTTATCTTAAGTGTAAATACATAATGACGAATATGCTTTAACGCACTCAAAGCTAAATCCTCCTACATTAACAACAATGTCCATATTAATCGAGTTATgacaaatatcaaattaaaagcATTATTAAAAAAGCTGCAAAATCgaatttttcttttcatcataAAATTTGGTAGTCTAGCAAAAGATGATATTGCGAGGACAtaacaaattttcttttacttttggtTTAGAGAAATCTAAATAATCTTATCTTATAAAGATATTTGAAGGATTTGTCTAGATCTTGAAAGACAAAAAGTTTAAACATGCAGAGCTTGATCTTTTGAGATTGGATTTTCCATGTCTTCCCCGCTCCATagcatttattaaaaaaagtgcTTTTTAACtcattacaaattttaaaataagcttCTTCTTCTTAAAGAAAAATGGATCAAAATCtctttttgaataaattaaagacATGACCGATCAGGCATTATTACTTAAAAAGAAACAGTATCAGATTAAATCAAACATATTCAATATTAAAGTAATATTGATGCTCTACAAGCTGAGATTTACATTTCAAGGATATAATTTTTGATGAATGATTGAACCACTCAATCATGCATTTATTATATCAAGATCAGATTATAAACAATACATCTCTCATTTAATCTGCTTAAATTGTTAAACCAGTTAAAGCCAAATTGAATGTTAGATCCTAAAATCTTGCCAATTCAAAGAGTGGGGAAGACCCCTCAGTGAAACCAATAAGATAGCATTATAAGCACAAACACCAATTCTCACACCACACCTCCAACAGAGGTGCAACAAAATCCTAATTCCTCCATCATTCATACCACATTTGAGaagaaaacctaaatatctctatAATTGTAGCGTTCAAGTCTTTCTGGTATTTACATCTCCTATTATAGCATagcaattttttaatataaaaaatacatattacctAAGTActattctcaaaaaaaaaaaaaactgagtaCACCCGTATAATTAGAACAaagtgaaagtggtgaaatttattaatttctagTGAAAACTTGAACCTGGAGTGTAAATAGCAAGATCAGGCCAGCCATTGCTACAGCCAGTCCAACAATTTGTATCCCCACCGCCACCACCTCCCTGTACACCGAAATAACTCTCATCGTTATTGTTATTGCTCTCTCTCAATCTCGGATCCCGATCCGAACTAGGACCGATTCCACGACCCGAAGCCAAATTCCCTCCAAAATCGTCCGTGTGTGCTGTTTCTGAACCCGATCCATTTGGATTCAACCCGTTTAGAAGATTCCCGAACTGCCCACTCGATGCCAGCAGCGAGCTAAAACTCCCACCACTATCCGTCATCTTCCTTGCTTGATGATCAAGGGACAAGACATACATCCGGGTCTGGTCGGCATTCGAAACCGAATTCTGAACCGCCGAGCTCAGAAGAACCTGCTGCGGAATCGTCGGCGGCGGAGACGAGTCGGGGAGATTTTGGTTTCGGATCGAGTCCGGAGCGGGGTTAGACTGGCGTTTGGGTTGGCTGCTACTGTCCGAGGAAGAGGAGGAGCGTTTGGAGTTCTTGCGGGTACCCCCGCCGACGGGGATGTTCCGAAGGGCTCCGCCTTTGGTCCAATAACGCCGGCAGCTCTTGCAGAAATGGCGGGGCTGAGCTAAGTTGTAGTTGTTGTAGTAACAGAATTTAGTGTTGGTTGAGTCACAGCGCGGGCATTTTAGCTGCTCCTGCTCTGGAAAAACCGGTGCCTTCATTTGTTGAAAACCCGTCGGGTCTTGCATTTCGATTAATCCTTGTGATCTCAAAAGGAGTAAAAGATCTCAAAATTTTCCGAGATTTGTAAAGATAGAAGAAAGAAAGCGTCAACTTTAATCACTTTATGTCAAAATTTGATGATAAAGTTTCGTTCCGGTTTTTCTGCTTATGAGATGACAATGGACAGCAAAAGGAATAAAATGGAGTTTTGAGGCTCGAGGATCAGAAAGCGGtgtttttttatccaaatttcaAGGAACTGAAAAGCTGTTAACCTTTCAAGCTTGTGAAGTGGCGAAAAAAGGCCACTGAAAACACGACAAAAAGGGATGCTATGTTTTTCTTTTGGGATTCATACAATCAGACAGACGAAGCAAAACATAAACTTCCAGTTCATCAAAAGTACAAAATCAGAAACCATGAAGCTCgtgattaaaagaaaaaaaaaaagagaagagacaAACAAGCACCAACTTAGTAACATAAAGTAAGGAATTCAAAGATTGAAAAAGTGTAGAGAGAAGGAACACATATTTGGGTGATGAAGAGTTTGATCAAATGCGTCTCTCTCCGCCTGAGAGTGGCCACTTTACTTTCAAATATAAAGAGACCCAGACACTGTTTATCCCTCTCTCTCTCTAGCTTTGAATGTCTTGGGGTCTGGGAGTGGCTCAATCAACTTCTCTAACTAATgcagtaattaattaaaaataatccaAAAGTTTTTATTACAAAAATATTTGTGAACAGTGCCCTTAAATATTCTTATGCCTAGATCCTTCTGGGAATGTTGCTAGTGTTCTTGGTTTATATTGGTGTTCGTTGACTTCTGTTTAGAAATATTTCGT
The genomic region above belongs to Gossypium hirsutum isolate 1008001.06 chromosome D05, Gossypium_hirsutum_v2.1, whole genome shotgun sequence and contains:
- the LOC107906119 gene encoding dof zinc finger protein DOF3.1 — its product is MQDPTGFQQMKAPVFPEQEQLKCPRCDSTNTKFCYYNNYNLAQPRHFCKSCRRYWTKGGALRNIPVGGGTRKNSKRSSSSSDSSSQPKRQSNPAPDSIRNQNLPDSSPPPTIPQQVLLSSAVQNSVSNADQTRMYVLSLDHQARKMTDSGGSFSSLLASSGQFGNLLNGLNPNGSGSETAHTDDFGGNLASGRGIGPSSDRDPRLRESNNNNDESYFGVQGGGGGGDTNCWTGCSNGWPDLAIYTPGSSFH